One genomic window of Trichlorobacter lovleyi includes the following:
- a CDS encoding dipeptide epimerase — translation MTREIQQAHAAIITAPLNTPFRIATGQHDQLENVFFQLKAGDGTCGYGEAAVASHITGETVEQTLANLHKAATQLAGRDFSDPIVLIDEFRPQFAGNHAALAAFEMALFDLVSRSRGIPFGALFSAAPGYAPKPRFQSDITIVIGSLEEAETAARHYAGQGFSAFKIKVGRDHELDLQRVLAVKRIAPDSSLVLDANMGFDAAGMRRFLQQLDQHGIRPNLLEQPVPKGDWDGLAAITREFAGSGMLICADESVGSLATAEQAVALRAVNAINIKFMKSGISEAVKIAELACRNNIKLMLGAMMESSLAITAAAHFAAALGCFEVIDLDTTFFINGPLSCSPYLDQNGRFDLASPGPGIGVAVQLP, via the coding sequence GTGACACGAGAGATACAACAGGCTCATGCAGCCATCATCACCGCACCACTGAACACGCCGTTCCGGATCGCCACCGGCCAGCATGATCAGCTTGAAAACGTCTTTTTCCAGCTGAAGGCTGGTGATGGGACCTGCGGGTACGGCGAGGCCGCGGTTGCCAGCCATATCACCGGCGAAACCGTGGAGCAAACGCTGGCCAACCTGCACAAGGCGGCAACGCAACTGGCCGGGCGAGACTTCTCTGATCCGATCGTGTTGATCGATGAGTTCCGACCTCAGTTTGCCGGCAACCATGCCGCCCTGGCCGCCTTTGAGATGGCGCTGTTCGATCTGGTCAGCCGCAGCCGGGGCATACCGTTTGGCGCCTTGTTCAGTGCTGCGCCGGGGTATGCGCCCAAACCGCGCTTCCAGAGCGACATCACCATCGTAATCGGCAGCCTGGAAGAGGCGGAGACCGCCGCCCGCCACTATGCCGGACAGGGCTTCAGCGCCTTCAAGATCAAGGTCGGCAGAGACCATGAGCTGGACCTGCAGCGGGTCTTGGCGGTCAAACGGATCGCGCCTGACAGCAGCCTGGTGCTGGATGCCAACATGGGCTTTGATGCTGCCGGCATGCGGCGTTTCCTGCAACAGCTGGATCAGCACGGCATCCGCCCCAACCTGCTGGAGCAACCGGTACCCAAAGGGGATTGGGACGGCCTGGCTGCCATTACACGGGAGTTTGCCGGTAGCGGCATGCTGATCTGTGCCGACGAAAGCGTCGGCTCACTGGCAACGGCAGAGCAGGCCGTTGCGCTCAGGGCGGTCAATGCCATCAATATCAAGTTCATGAAGAGCGGCATCAGTGAGGCGGTTAAAATTGCCGAGCTGGCCTGCCGCAACAACATCAAACTGATGCTGGGGGCCATGATGGAGAGCAGCCTGGCCATTACCGCCGCTGCCCATTTTGCCGCTGCCCTGGGCTGTTTTGAGGTGATTGATCTGGACACCACCTTCTTTATCAACGGTCCGCTCAGCTGCAGTCCCTATCTGGATCAGAACGGCAGGTTTGACCTGGCTAGCCCCGGCCCCGGTATCGGCGTGGCCGTGCAGCTGCCTTGA
- a CDS encoding CVNH domain-containing protein produces the protein MQSKLIAIVMLATTVASHLLVNQAVARDFSTTCTSYYLQGTVLKATCMTSQACSPLKDMHCYCNLKTAKCHIGKDVSFDLNNGISDNNGSLQFHGADFGASCNSLSLTETGKFFPSDNSYYPTDTCALKALCKGKYKSLPIYKPTVLDLNQGISNLEGSLVFDP, from the coding sequence ATGCAAAGCAAACTAATTGCCATCGTTATGCTGGCAACAACAGTAGCCTCCCACCTTTTGGTTAATCAGGCAGTAGCACGCGACTTTTCTACAACCTGCACAAGCTATTATTTGCAAGGGACTGTTTTGAAGGCGACATGCATGACCTCGCAAGCATGTTCACCTCTTAAAGATATGCACTGTTACTGCAACCTGAAAACTGCCAAATGCCACATAGGCAAAGATGTCTCCTTTGATCTGAATAATGGCATTTCAGATAATAATGGCTCGTTACAGTTTCACGGAGCGGATTTTGGCGCATCATGCAACTCCCTATCGTTAACAGAGACCGGAAAATTCTTCCCTTCTGACAATTCCTATTATCCAACTGATACATGCGCTTTAAAGGCGCTGTGCAAAGGCAAGTACAAATCATTACCAATCTATAAACCTACGGTACTGGATTTAAATCAGGGGATCAGCAACCTTGAGGGGTCCCTGGTATTTGACCCCTAA
- a CDS encoding glycerol dehydrogenase, whose translation MLNKAMFPGKYLQGAAALNELPALVQLFGRQGLVLASATSCDRILPDSGIDLKRHNLSLERFHGECCEQELTRLASIIKAKQADVLVGVGGGKVIDTAKIAADRAGIPVIIVPTIASTDAPCSGCAVLYSAQGVFESVYYQRSNPAAVLVDSAIIVQAPVRFLVAGMGDALATWFEARSCHTSRSANACGGLSTLTGLNLARLCYDTLLRYGTAAKTAAEQQIITPALEHIIEANTLLSGIGFESGGLASAHSIHNGLTALAETHAFYHGEKVAFGLLAGLQLIDADPQEIETVYGFCEEVGLPTTLAAIGLAGCGRDRLLQVAQKACAPEECIHHEAGSITPDRVLNAMLAADAIGSNSLLKKPKKGD comes from the coding sequence ATGCTAAACAAAGCAATGTTCCCCGGAAAATACCTGCAAGGCGCAGCGGCTCTGAACGAGTTACCGGCCCTGGTCCAACTGTTTGGCAGACAGGGTCTGGTCCTGGCTTCGGCAACATCCTGTGACAGGATTCTTCCCGACAGCGGCATTGACCTAAAGCGACATAATCTGTCACTTGAACGTTTTCACGGCGAGTGTTGCGAACAGGAGCTGACCCGTCTGGCATCCATCATCAAGGCAAAGCAGGCGGATGTCCTGGTGGGGGTGGGTGGCGGCAAGGTCATTGACACGGCAAAGATTGCAGCCGACCGGGCCGGTATCCCGGTCATCATCGTGCCCACCATCGCCTCCACCGACGCCCCCTGCAGCGGCTGTGCCGTACTGTATTCAGCGCAGGGTGTCTTTGAGTCGGTCTACTATCAACGCTCGAACCCGGCAGCCGTGCTGGTAGACTCCGCCATCATCGTTCAGGCGCCGGTCCGTTTTCTGGTGGCCGGTATGGGAGACGCGCTAGCAACCTGGTTTGAGGCCCGTTCCTGCCATACCAGCCGTTCGGCAAACGCCTGCGGCGGTCTCAGTACCCTGACCGGACTTAACCTGGCCCGGCTCTGCTACGATACCCTGCTGCGCTACGGCACGGCCGCCAAGACCGCAGCGGAGCAGCAGATCATTACCCCGGCCCTGGAGCATATCATTGAGGCCAACACCCTGCTTTCCGGCATCGGCTTTGAAAGCGGCGGCCTGGCCAGCGCCCACTCCATCCACAACGGCCTGACCGCGTTGGCAGAAACCCATGCCTTCTACCACGGTGAAAAGGTGGCCTTTGGCCTGTTGGCCGGTCTGCAGTTGATCGACGCAGACCCTCAGGAGATCGAGACGGTCTACGGTTTCTGTGAAGAGGTGGGGCTGCCCACCACCCTGGCGGCTATCGGCCTGGCCGGCTGCGGGCGTGATCGTCTGCTGCAGGTGGCACAGAAGGCCTGCGCCCCGGAGGAGTGCATTCACCATGAGGCAGGTAGCATCACGCCTGACAGGGTGCTTAACGCCATGCTGGCGGCAGATGCAATCGGCAGCAACTCACTTCTGAAAAAACCGAAAAAAGGTGATTGA
- a CDS encoding amino acid ABC transporter ATP-binding protein has protein sequence MIRVAHLSKTYGEVTVLKDISLSVAKGEVISIIGPSGTGKSTFLRCLNLLEQPSGGSIAVDGIDLLDRKSDIPKIRQRMNMVFQSFNLFSHLTALENLTIGPIKLLGMPKGEAEQKALEILKLVGLAEKADSFPDELSGGQKQRVAIARCLAMNPEIILFDEPTSALDPTMVSEVLAVIRRLAKDGMTMLIVTHEMDFARDVSSRVLYMDEGLIYEEGTPQQIFENPQQEKTRAFINRIRSFSYGISSADYDLYAMNAEIEIFCERQILPRKTRHNLLLLVEELLQIHTPLLATTPLDLTIAYSEKKESLEIILENRGAAVNLLDRDRLPDELGLNIITHLAEQIDYQRNNGINRVTVSLKQG, from the coding sequence ATGATCAGGGTCGCACACCTCTCAAAGACCTACGGTGAGGTCACCGTACTGAAAGATATCTCCCTCAGCGTTGCCAAGGGAGAAGTCATCTCCATCATCGGACCGTCCGGCACCGGCAAATCCACCTTCCTGCGCTGCCTCAACCTGCTGGAACAACCCAGTGGCGGCTCAATCGCCGTGGACGGAATCGACCTGCTGGACAGAAAGAGCGATATTCCCAAAATCCGGCAGCGGATGAACATGGTCTTTCAATCCTTCAACCTCTTCTCCCACCTGACCGCCCTGGAAAACCTGACCATCGGCCCGATCAAACTGCTGGGCATGCCGAAAGGCGAGGCAGAACAGAAGGCCCTGGAGATCCTCAAACTGGTGGGGCTGGCTGAAAAGGCCGACAGTTTTCCCGATGAACTGTCCGGTGGTCAGAAACAGCGGGTGGCGATTGCCCGCTGCCTGGCCATGAACCCGGAGATCATCCTGTTTGACGAACCGACTTCGGCCCTTGACCCCACCATGGTCAGCGAGGTACTGGCGGTCATCCGGCGGCTGGCCAAAGACGGCATGACCATGCTGATCGTCACCCATGAGATGGACTTTGCCCGTGATGTCTCCAGCCGGGTGCTCTACATGGACGAAGGCCTGATCTATGAAGAAGGCACTCCGCAGCAGATCTTTGAAAACCCTCAGCAGGAAAAGACCAGGGCCTTTATCAACCGGATCCGCAGCTTCAGCTACGGCATCAGCTCAGCTGACTATGACCTGTATGCCATGAATGCGGAGATCGAGATCTTCTGCGAACGGCAGATCCTGCCCAGAAAGACCAGGCACAACCTGCTGCTGCTGGTGGAGGAACTGCTGCAGATTCATACCCCGCTGCTGGCCACGACGCCCCTTGACCTGACCATCGCCTATTCTGAAAAGAAGGAGAGCCTGGAGATCATCCTGGAGAACCGGGGAGCGGCGGTCAACCTGCTGGATAGAGACCGTCTGCCCGATGAGCTGGGGCTGAACATCATCACCCACCTGGCAGAGCAGATCGACTACCAGCGCAACAACGGCATCAACAGGGTGACGGTGTCCCTGAAACAGGGCTGA
- a CDS encoding ABC transporter permease subunit (The N-terminal region of this protein, as described by TIGR01726, is a three transmembrane segment that identifies a subfamily of ABC transporter permease subunits, which specificities that include histidine, arginine, glutamine, glutamate, L-cystine (sic), the opines (in Agrobacterium) octopine and nopaline, etc.), which translates to MKPVLLTLMLLLTLVWAPGCRETQKPITRLDDAKTAKIGVMVGTTGEQIARERFPQAQVQSFDDVMDAVAAMKSGQLEAIVTAYPTALQVTKLNPEFGLLQEPLKNDASSIALRKGEEKMLSDLNRIIGELEADGTLAAMRKRWFKTDLSPYQEPDITTPTAGTPLKIGVCATREPLSFVDKDGRISGHDSELARRISMKLNRPIEFFNMKFMALIPALQSHKIDLIISGMTATPEREKSVDFSRPYFPNPQVMLVRKAAAAATSDRQRDLLSSVDDVQDKRIGVLLGSVHDSYVTKTYPKATVLQYKTPSDLVLAVKSGKVDAGMYTHETLLEILRQEPTLALLGKPLFSVPIAVGFNQTNTALCTKFNTFLKQVKQNGQFDDMVTRWIQQGGTQMPKIEGSTTNGRLVIGIVSDKGLPFTIIKDNRMVGFDVELAERFAAYLGKEPVFSDMEFGSLIAAAAGNKIDAIFSTLMITDERKKQVAFSDPYYELGASLFVLKQRVAGATAGNTEHAVAPPSFFKGIADSFQSNILQERRYLLIWDGLKTTVVISIFATLFGTLLGALICFMRMAKSRLLSAPARLYIAILRGTPVLVLLMLIFYVVFASININPVIVAVIAFGMNFGAYTAEIFRTGIEGVEKGQTEAGISLGFTRTSTFFQIVLPQMVRRILPVYKGEFISLVKMTSIVGYIAVQDLTKASDIIRSRTFDAFFPLVMVAILYFLISWTLMQSLEYLERITDPKYKKRKAGRA; encoded by the coding sequence ATGAAACCGGTTTTACTGACACTCATGCTGCTGCTGACTCTGGTCTGGGCACCAGGCTGCCGCGAGACGCAAAAGCCGATCACCCGCCTGGATGATGCCAAGACTGCCAAGATCGGCGTCATGGTCGGCACCACCGGCGAGCAGATTGCCAGGGAACGTTTTCCCCAGGCCCAGGTCCAGAGTTTCGATGATGTCATGGATGCGGTGGCAGCCATGAAGTCAGGACAGCTTGAGGCGATTGTCACCGCCTATCCCACCGCACTGCAGGTGACCAAGCTCAATCCCGAGTTTGGCTTGCTGCAGGAACCGCTCAAAAACGACGCATCTTCCATTGCCCTGAGAAAAGGGGAGGAGAAGATGTTGTCGGACCTGAACCGCATCATTGGCGAGCTGGAAGCAGACGGTACCCTGGCTGCCATGAGAAAGCGTTGGTTCAAAACGGATTTGAGTCCGTACCAGGAACCCGACATCACAACGCCAACTGCAGGTACGCCTCTGAAAATAGGTGTCTGTGCGACACGGGAACCGCTCAGCTTTGTAGATAAAGATGGCAGAATAAGTGGTCATGACAGTGAGCTTGCCCGTCGCATAAGCATGAAGCTGAACCGTCCGATCGAATTTTTCAACATGAAGTTCATGGCGTTAATTCCCGCCCTGCAGTCCCATAAGATCGATCTGATCATCAGCGGTATGACCGCCACACCAGAACGGGAAAAGTCGGTTGATTTTTCACGTCCCTATTTTCCCAACCCGCAGGTCATGCTGGTTAGAAAGGCAGCGGCTGCGGCAACGTCAGACAGGCAGCGTGACCTCTTGAGCTCGGTTGACGATGTTCAGGACAAGCGCATCGGCGTACTCCTGGGGTCAGTGCATGACAGCTATGTCACCAAGACCTATCCCAAGGCCACGGTTCTGCAATATAAGACGCCGTCAGACCTGGTGCTGGCGGTCAAGTCGGGTAAGGTTGATGCTGGTATGTATACCCATGAAACCCTACTGGAGATACTACGTCAGGAACCGACCCTGGCACTATTGGGTAAACCGCTCTTTTCCGTGCCGATCGCGGTCGGTTTTAATCAGACAAACACTGCCCTGTGCACCAAGTTCAATACCTTCCTGAAACAGGTCAAGCAAAACGGCCAGTTTGACGATATGGTCACCCGCTGGATCCAGCAGGGGGGCACCCAGATGCCGAAGATTGAAGGTTCAACAACCAACGGGCGTCTGGTGATCGGGATTGTCAGCGACAAAGGGTTGCCGTTCACTATCATCAAAGACAATCGCATGGTTGGTTTTGATGTTGAACTGGCTGAACGCTTTGCCGCCTATCTGGGGAAAGAACCGGTCTTTAGCGACATGGAGTTTGGCAGCCTGATTGCGGCTGCGGCAGGTAACAAGATCGACGCCATCTTCAGCACCCTGATGATTACCGACGAACGTAAAAAACAGGTCGCCTTTTCAGACCCGTACTACGAACTGGGTGCCAGTCTGTTTGTGCTGAAGCAGCGGGTTGCCGGAGCCACTGCGGGCAATACCGAACATGCTGTTGCCCCCCCTTCGTTTTTCAAGGGTATAGCGGACAGCTTTCAGAGCAACATCCTCCAGGAGCGGCGTTATCTGCTGATCTGGGATGGTCTCAAGACCACGGTGGTGATCTCGATCTTTGCCACCCTCTTCGGCACCCTGCTGGGGGCGCTGATCTGCTTCATGCGGATGGCAAAGAGCAGGCTGCTCTCTGCTCCTGCCAGGCTCTACATCGCCATCCTGCGCGGCACACCGGTACTGGTGCTGTTGATGCTGATCTTCTATGTCGTCTTTGCCTCCATCAACATCAACCCGGTCATTGTGGCGGTGATCGCCTTTGGCATGAACTTCGGCGCCTACACCGCAGAGATCTTCAGGACCGGCATCGAAGGGGTGGAAAAGGGGCAGACCGAGGCAGGTATTTCACTGGGATTCACCAGGACCAGCACCTTCTTCCAGATCGTATTGCCCCAGATGGTGCGGCGAATCCTGCCGGTCTACAAGGGGGAGTTCATCTCCCTGGTCAAGATGACCTCCATTGTGGGCTACATCGCCGTACAGGATCTGACCAAGGCCAGCGACATCATCCGCAGTCGCACCTTTGACGCCTTCTTCCCCCTGGTCATGGTGGCCATCCTCTACTTCCTGATCTCATGGACCCTGATGCAATCCCTTGAGTACCTGGAACGGATCACCGATCCCAAATACAAAAAGAGAAAGGCAGGCAGGGCATGA
- a CDS encoding penicillin-binding protein activator, translated as MKIRPFFLLQMLLLCTLLVQGGCSSSSSSSDAPQTVSIGVLAPLTGSLKHIGEGMQVALEIGLPQVNRRLALEGQNFRLTTVVKDTASDPQGALMALLALKAQGVRFVIGPVSSAECATILPVANSLGMILISPASTATSLAIAGDNLFRLMPNDNSQGAGTAALMLKKGFSAVVPIWRGDVWGDDLKASITTAFQNGGGTVLSGVRYTPDAGAYGTELDQAAAQVSQALSTYGAGKVAVAMISYPTESVPLLSGAAGRPALAQAGWFGSDASTLSPLITASAAASAFAAQTNLLSPIFSREDAVLPLKGTVLIDRALREKLSQRLGRQADSTTFATWDALWLAAKTYTAGGISADSETLKTGLVSVAKSNVGLNGALVMNAAGDMNKGNYGFYSIAASGSSYAWQLKAAYQYELLATPQVVDVSEPVLKGLTPPAAEVKIGALLSLTGSQSYNGQSVRAGLLVALDNINTYLTRHGYPVKIALEIIDTASDADQALNGFTTLADQGIRFIVGPITSSECQRVLPAANSRGVILLSPSSNAIQLAQPDDNLIRFVPSAVLEAQGLAKLMYEQGVRSLAIMARNDIWGSDLASRTGSEFQALGGSVITSVTYPTDTTNFASQLTTLAGALNTATPSSSAVLTASFDEITEIFLQAPTYPSLATVKWYGSDGSAQNERLAATPAAAAYAAARSFTCPIEHVFIQHAPQPNSITKLVIRDDIREAYSGIPALYAYPAWDALWIIVTSLLDSEWSTSPAVLRSAVLSGSDNYIGMSNFMGLDANGDRKYGDYAFFSMTQGTAAYTWNLFATYHYHPALYLTPKITYP; from the coding sequence ATGAAAATCCGTCCGTTTTTCCTGCTGCAGATGTTGTTACTCTGCACCCTGCTGGTACAGGGAGGCTGCTCATCGTCTTCCTCTTCCTCCGACGCCCCCCAGACGGTATCGATAGGTGTCCTGGCACCACTCACCGGCAGCCTCAAGCATATCGGGGAAGGGATGCAGGTGGCACTTGAGATCGGTCTGCCGCAGGTAAACCGGCGGCTTGCCCTGGAAGGGCAGAATTTCAGGCTTACAACCGTGGTGAAAGATACGGCCTCCGATCCGCAAGGGGCCTTGATGGCTCTGTTGGCGCTCAAGGCCCAGGGAGTCAGGTTTGTCATCGGCCCGGTCAGCAGTGCCGAGTGTGCAACGATCCTGCCGGTGGCAAACTCATTGGGCATGATCCTGATAAGTCCGGCCAGTACGGCAACCTCACTGGCCATTGCCGGTGACAATCTCTTCCGTCTGATGCCCAACGACAACAGCCAGGGGGCCGGTACCGCCGCCTTAATGCTGAAAAAGGGCTTTAGCGCTGTTGTGCCGATCTGGCGCGGCGATGTCTGGGGGGATGATCTCAAGGCAAGCATCACCACCGCCTTCCAGAATGGCGGGGGCACGGTTTTGAGCGGTGTCCGCTACACCCCGGACGCCGGCGCCTATGGCACGGAACTTGATCAGGCAGCCGCCCAGGTATCGCAAGCCCTGAGCACCTACGGGGCCGGCAAGGTGGCGGTGGCCATGATTTCCTACCCGACCGAATCAGTGCCCCTGTTGAGCGGAGCAGCAGGCAGACCGGCCCTGGCACAAGCCGGCTGGTTCGGCAGCGACGCCTCAACCCTTTCCCCCCTGATTACCGCTTCTGCAGCCGCCTCCGCCTTTGCGGCACAGACAAACCTGCTGTCTCCGATCTTCAGCAGGGAAGATGCGGTGCTGCCTTTGAAGGGTACCGTACTGATTGACCGCGCGCTGCGGGAAAAATTATCACAACGGCTCGGACGGCAGGCCGACAGCACCACCTTTGCCACCTGGGATGCGCTGTGGCTGGCAGCCAAGACCTACACCGCCGGCGGCATCAGTGCCGATAGCGAGACGCTGAAGACAGGGCTGGTCTCGGTTGCAAAGAGCAACGTCGGCCTGAACGGGGCGCTGGTGATGAATGCGGCAGGCGACATGAACAAGGGCAACTACGGCTTCTACAGCATCGCGGCAAGCGGCAGCAGCTATGCCTGGCAGCTCAAAGCCGCCTACCAATACGAACTGCTTGCAACCCCGCAGGTTGTCGATGTGTCCGAGCCGGTCCTGAAGGGGCTCACTCCTCCTGCTGCCGAGGTCAAGATCGGTGCCCTGTTGAGCCTGACCGGCAGCCAGTCCTACAACGGACAGTCGGTCAGGGCCGGATTACTGGTGGCGCTCGACAACATCAACACCTACCTGACCCGGCACGGCTATCCGGTCAAGATAGCTCTGGAGATCATCGACACCGCCTCTGATGCGGATCAGGCCTTAAACGGCTTCACCACGCTGGCTGACCAGGGGATCAGGTTTATTGTCGGCCCGATTACCAGCTCCGAATGCCAGCGAGTGCTCCCGGCAGCCAACAGCCGTGGCGTGATCCTGCTCAGTCCCTCAAGCAATGCCATTCAGCTGGCGCAACCTGATGACAACCTGATCCGCTTTGTGCCGAGCGCCGTACTCGAGGCCCAGGGGCTGGCCAAGCTCATGTATGAGCAGGGGGTACGTTCCCTGGCGATCATGGCCCGCAACGACATCTGGGGCAGCGATCTGGCAAGCCGTACCGGCAGCGAATTTCAGGCGCTGGGCGGCTCGGTCATTACCAGCGTCACCTACCCGACGGACACCACAAACTTTGCCAGCCAGCTGACCACCCTTGCCGGCGCCCTGAACACGGCCACTCCGTCAAGCAGTGCGGTGCTGACGGCCTCTTTTGACGAAATCACCGAGATCTTTCTCCAGGCCCCCACCTACCCCTCCCTTGCCACGGTAAAGTGGTATGGCAGCGACGGATCGGCCCAGAATGAACGGCTTGCGGCAACCCCTGCAGCTGCAGCCTACGCTGCCGCACGCAGCTTCACCTGCCCGATCGAGCATGTCTTTATCCAGCATGCCCCCCAGCCGAATTCGATTACAAAGCTGGTTATCCGGGATGACATCCGGGAGGCCTATAGCGGCATCCCCGCCCTTTACGCCTATCCGGCCTGGGATGCCCTCTGGATCATCGTGACGTCGCTGCTTGACAGCGAATGGTCAACCAGTCCGGCGGTGCTGCGAAGCGCCGTCCTGAGCGGATCTGACAACTACATCGGCATGAGTAACTTCATGGGACTGGATGCCAACGGCGACAGGAAATACGGCGACTATGCCTTTTTCAGCATGACACAGGGCACTGCCGCCTATACCTGGAACCTCTTTGCCACCTACCATTACCATCCGGCCCTCTATCTGACGCCGAAGATAACGTATCCTTAG
- a CDS encoding glycoside hydrolase family 3 protein produces MFSCTRRIFLKNSALTGASLLLPGLLGGCAITRRTAVKTLPPDLQNWPLERKIAQMLLLGFPGETLEAGSPIDQAIRRYGVGGVVLFDNNIDLGVTGRNITSPAQLKELTEALQQASELPLLIAVDQEGGVVARLKDRYGFPATVSAQYLGQQNRLELTRSTSDSLAATIEEYGFNLNLAPVVDLATNPDNPIIALKERSFSADPALVAAHAAEFIKSHHRHRILTCLKHFPGHGSSRDDSHLGLVDVTRYWSEAELLPYRNLIQAGLCDMVMTAHTFNTAIDPDYPATLSRATIDGILRKQLGFDGVVVSDDLYMGAIIQHYSYETAVEKAINAGVDLLVVANDKLYSSDIMPRTIELLLNLVQQGRIPRERIEQACRRIMAMKQRIINPGDTA; encoded by the coding sequence ATGTTTTCCTGCACACGACGTATCTTTCTTAAAAACAGCGCCCTGACCGGCGCTTCATTGCTGCTGCCCGGCCTGTTGGGCGGCTGTGCCATCACCCGTCGCACAGCCGTCAAGACATTGCCGCCGGACCTGCAGAACTGGCCGCTGGAACGCAAGATCGCCCAGATGCTGCTGTTGGGCTTTCCCGGCGAGACGCTGGAAGCGGGCAGCCCGATTGATCAGGCCATCCGCCGCTACGGTGTTGGTGGTGTGGTGCTGTTTGACAACAACATTGACCTGGGGGTAACCGGCCGCAACATCACCAGTCCTGCCCAGCTGAAGGAGTTGACTGAGGCCCTGCAGCAGGCATCTGAACTGCCGTTGCTGATTGCGGTGGATCAGGAAGGCGGCGTGGTTGCCCGGTTAAAGGACCGCTACGGCTTTCCTGCCACGGTGTCGGCCCAATACCTGGGACAGCAGAACCGGCTGGAGCTGACCCGTTCCACCAGCGACAGCCTTGCAGCAACCATTGAGGAGTACGGTTTCAACCTGAATCTGGCACCGGTGGTTGATCTGGCAACGAACCCGGATAACCCGATAATCGCCTTAAAAGAGCGCAGTTTTTCAGCTGATCCTGCCCTGGTCGCGGCCCATGCCGCCGAGTTCATCAAGAGCCACCACCGCCACCGGATCCTGACCTGCCTGAAACATTTCCCCGGCCATGGCAGCTCCCGCGATGACTCGCACCTGGGACTGGTGGATGTGACCCGCTACTGGAGCGAGGCCGAGCTGCTGCCCTACCGGAATCTGATCCAGGCCGGATTGTGCGACATGGTCATGACCGCCCATACCTTCAATACCGCCATTGACCCGGATTATCCCGCCACGCTCTCCAGGGCCACCATTGACGGCATCCTGCGCAAACAGCTCGGTTTTGATGGCGTGGTGGTCAGCGACGATCTCTACATGGGGGCAATTATCCAGCATTACAGCTACGAAACCGCTGTGGAGAAGGCGATCAATGCCGGGGTTGACCTGCTGGTGGTGGCGAATGACAAGCTCTACAGCTCCGACATCATGCCCCGCACCATTGAGCTGCTGCTGAATCTGGTACAGCAGGGCAGGATCCCCCGGGAGCGGATCGAACAGGCCTGCCGCAGGATCATGGCCATGAAACAGCGGATCATCAACCCCGGGGACACTGCATAA